The genomic segment CGGACGATGGGATTGCGCTGATGCGCACGGCCGCCCACTACGCAGCGCAGGGGGCTGTCAGCCTGAATGTGGAGACGCTTTTTGCCACGCTGCGGCCGGGAGAGTTGCCAGTGATCACGGCGCATGTGCGGGAGCCACGGTCGAGCGGATCAGGGGCCGGCGAATTGAAGGTGACGCTGAACTCGGAGCAGGGAAGTGTCGACTCCGTAACGGTGGCAGTTGCTCATCCGGCTGCTGGGGATGTCGCGATTCCGTTTCATAAGGCGCTGAGTCCGGGGTTCTATACGGTCACCGCGACGTATGGTGAGGCCGGCCAGTTCAGGGCTTATTACCAGAACGGTTTCTGGGTGGAGGATGCGAGCGCGATTGCAACAGGCGAGCGCGTGACGGCGAATGGGGATTTTCTTGCGCGTGATGGTGCGCCGTACTTCCCGGTGGGGACGAACTATTTTTCTACCGAGGGCAATGGTTGGGATTTCTCAGGTCCGCGGAATGCGGCGGTGTGGGAGCACGACTTTGCGGAGATGGAGCAGCACGGGGTGACGTTCGTTCGTACGGGTGTCTGGATGCACTTCGGGCGCTTTACGCAGGAGACGGCTGGTGGCGGAGCAAATGAACGCTTTCTGCGGAATGTTGAGGCGTTCATGCTATGCGCGCAACGACATCACATCGTGGTGAATTTCACGTTGTTTGCGATGTCACCGCGCGCGGGCGATCGCGAGTGGGGAGAGCAGGAGGGAACGCTGCCCAATCCTTATCTGGATGCTGAGGCGTTGAAAGAGGAGCAGGCATACGCGCGATCAGTGGTGGAGCGGTTCAAGGATGCGCCGTTTGTGACGTGGGATCTGATCAACGAGCCTAGCTTTTCGAACCCACGGGTGATCTTCAAAGGCAACGTACCCAATGGCGATGGTGTTGAAGTTGCGGCGTGGCACAAATGGCTGCGCGAGAAGTACAGCGGTGATTTGCGCGCGTTGGCGGATGCGTGGTCTCTGTCGGTGGTTAAGCTGGGCAGCTTCGATGATATTCCGCTGCCGGCGCAGGCGGATTTGAGCGGGGAGCGCTACGGGAATTCGAGAGAGATTCGTGCGCTGGACTACAACCTGTTCGCGCAGGACATGTTCAGCAACTGGGTCAAGAAGATGGTTGTTATGATTCGCTCGACGGGGAGCACGCAACTTATCAATGTGGGCCAGGACGAGGGCGGTGTCACCGATCGCGTGCTGAACCAGTTCTATGGCGGGGCAGGCGTGTCGTTCACGACCAATCATACGTACTGGCAGGACGATGCGCTGCTGTGGGACTCGATTGCGGCGAAGCGGCCGGGGCTGGCCAATATCACGGGGGAAACGGGATTCCAGCCGGTGTGGTATCCGGATGGTACGTGGCGCTACAACGAGTTCACGGGGTTGGGCCTGACGCTGCGCAAGTGGGCGCTGGGCTTTGCGGCGGGATCGAGTGGGGCAGTGCAGTGGGACTGGGCTCGCGAAGCTGATTTTGGGATGAAGCGGAGCGATGGCTCGTCGAAGACGTGGGAGAACCAGATGCGCGCGCTGGGCGAGTTTGCGAAGAAGGCTGCGCCAGCGGCGACCTCGTTGATTGAATCTGAAGTCGCGATCGTGCTGCCGCAGTCGCTTCAGCTTTCGGTGGAGAATCATGTTGCGCTGGAAGCGCAGCAGAACGCGGTGCGCGCGTTGTATGGATATGCACGATCGCAGGCGTATGCGGTGGGCGAGTATCAGATCGAGTTGCTGGGGCATCCGAAGCTGATTCTGCTGCCCGCGCCGATGGGAATGACGGAGAAGGCGTGGCAGGGGATTCTGGATCGCGTGAAGGCGGGAGCGACGCTGCTGGTTACGGGGCCGTTCGATGGGGACGCGCATCTGCATGCGACGGGACGGGCGCAGGCATTGGGGATCAGCTATTCCAACGTGCCGCTCACGATACGCGAACAGCTGGTGAAGTTTCCGTGGAGAGAGGAGCGGGTCAGCTTCGGCGGGATGAAGACGACGACGCTCACGCAGGGTGAGCTTGCCGATGGAACTGGGTGGATGGAGAAGAAGATCGGCAGCGGGCGGATTCTGTTTTCGCCGGTGCCGCTGGAGCTAAGCGACGATCTTGAAGTTGTCGGCAGTGCGTATGAGTATGCACTGAAAGCAGCGGACGTTGCGCCTGTGTATTCGACTGCGCTGACGGACCCGGGGATTTTGATTGCGCCGACGGTGTTTCCAAAGGCGACGATGTATGTGATCACGTCGGAATCGAACCAGGGGCAGGTGACCTTCACCGATGTGCGCAGCGGGAAGACGTTCCGCGGGATGCTCGATCCGGGGAGTGCGGCGATTGTTCTGGTCGGAACGAACGGGAATCTCAACGCATCGTGGAACTGGTCAGCACAATGAGATGGAGGGCATGGAGATAGCGACGGAACTTAGAGTGCACATGATACCCTGCTTTTGCTCATCATTATCTTC from the Occallatibacter riparius genome contains:
- a CDS encoding beta-galactosidase, with product MFGKILVLWQPGFPTVGSEPMDRAVLARALDGMNASFVDLKGLKAAGALDHADLLVLPYGSAAPVDAWSAIEHYLHSGGNLLIVGGQPLQVPVVQAGENFEQLRAQNSYAGEVGFRNTYEVPVAAGAQFKWRDGYALGAAPKIRARKFFAVEGHLDGLGYMADKDGLLVAAPVIVDDHVEGAMSGSRIVALDIEPEAGYWGSDDGIALMRTAAHYAAQGAVSLNVETLFATLRPGELPVITAHVREPRSSGSGAGELKVTLNSEQGSVDSVTVAVAHPAAGDVAIPFHKALSPGFYTVTATYGEAGQFRAYYQNGFWVEDASAIATGERVTANGDFLARDGAPYFPVGTNYFSTEGNGWDFSGPRNAAVWEHDFAEMEQHGVTFVRTGVWMHFGRFTQETAGGGANERFLRNVEAFMLCAQRHHIVVNFTLFAMSPRAGDREWGEQEGTLPNPYLDAEALKEEQAYARSVVERFKDAPFVTWDLINEPSFSNPRVIFKGNVPNGDGVEVAAWHKWLREKYSGDLRALADAWSLSVVKLGSFDDIPLPAQADLSGERYGNSREIRALDYNLFAQDMFSNWVKKMVVMIRSTGSTQLINVGQDEGGVTDRVLNQFYGGAGVSFTTNHTYWQDDALLWDSIAAKRPGLANITGETGFQPVWYPDGTWRYNEFTGLGLTLRKWALGFAAGSSGAVQWDWAREADFGMKRSDGSSKTWENQMRALGEFAKKAAPAATSLIESEVAIVLPQSLQLSVENHVALEAQQNAVRALYGYARSQAYAVGEYQIELLGHPKLILLPAPMGMTEKAWQGILDRVKAGATLLVTGPFDGDAHLHATGRAQALGISYSNVPLTIREQLVKFPWREERVSFGGMKTTTLTQGELADGTGWMEKKIGSGRILFSPVPLELSDDLEVVGSAYEYALKAADVAPVYSTALTDPGILIAPTVFPKATMYVITSESNQGQVTFTDVRSGKTFRGMLDPGSAAIVLVGTNGNLNASWNWSAQ